The genome window CAGTTGGTAGAGCACGTCCTTGGTAAGGACGAGGTCACCGGTTCGAGTCCGGTCGTGGGCTCAGCGGTAAAACCGCGAGATGTCGAGCGGTTTTCCATCCAAGCGCTGGTCAGAACGAGCAAGGTTGCAAGACAGAAGAAGAAGAAAGGAAGCACGCAATGGCCAAGGAAACCTTCAAACGCACCAAGCCGCACGTCAACGTGGGGACGATCGGTCACGTCGATCACGGCAAGACGACGCTGACGGCGGCGATCACGCTGGTGCAGAGCAAGAAAGGGCTGGGCTCGTTCGTCAAGTTC of Candidatus Binatia bacterium contains these proteins:
- a CDS encoding GTP-binding protein, which gives rise to MAKETFKRTKPHVNVGTIGHVDHGKTTLTAAITLVQSKKGLGSFVKF